ACCGCCCCCGCCCGATCCCGCAGATCCTCCGCCCGCGCCCGCGCCCGCCCCTTCACATCGGCCTTCCCGGCCAACTCCTCCACCGTGTCGCCGAGCGCCCCCCGCGTCTCCTCGATCTGCCGCCGCAACTCGTCCGGCCCCTTCGCCCCCGTCGCGTTCCGCCCGGAGGCCGGCACGGACCCGGCCAACTGCCCGGCGTCCCCCCGCTCCCGCGCTCCACCGTCGCCCGTCACCGGTGCACCCTCCCCTTGATCTCGTCGACATCGGCCTTGACGCTGTCCAGCGTCTCCTCCGGCTTCGGCGGCGTCGCCCGCCGCAACTGCGCCCGCCCCATCAGCCCGAGCACACCCGCCACCAGGAACAGCCCGGCCGTCACGATCAGCGCGGCGGCCCACACGGGCAACGCCACCGCGATCGCGGCGATGGCCGTGGCCGCCAGCGCCATCAGCCCGACGTAGGCGACGGCGCCCGCCCCACCCAGCAGCCCGCCGCCGCGCCCGGCCCGGCGCCCCTTCTCGGCGAGTTCCTCCTTGGCGAGGCTCACTTCCTGACGTACGAGCCGGGAGAGCTGTTCGGTCGCCTGACCGACGAGTTCCCCCACCGAATGGTGGTCCGGACGGTCCGGGTAGTGGACGGTGCGCACGGGCTTGGCCTCGGTCGTGGTCACGGTCCGCCTCCTCTCGTGTCGGAAGACCCCCGAGTACCCCTGCCCGCCGCCCCCTACCCCCTGCGGACCACCACCGATTAGCGAACGAGCCCCGCACCTCGTAGCAAATTTAAGTAGTGCTGCACAAAGAACCGCCCGACACTCCCCGTATGACACCCACACCACCCCGCCCCGCACCCTTCGGCCGCGTCCTGTGCGCGATGGTCACCCCCTTCACCGACGACGGCGCCCTCGACCTGGACGGCGCCCAACGGCTGGCCGCCCGCCTGATCGACGAGGGCTGCGACGGACTCGTCCTGTCCGGCACGACGGGCGAGTCCCCGACCACCACGGACGCGGAGAAGGCGGCGCTGGTACGGGCGGTACGGGAAGCCGTCGGTGGACGCGCGACGATCGTGGCGGGGGTCGGCACGGCCGACACCGCGCACACCACGGAGCTGGCCCGCGCGGCGGAGAAGGCGGGCGCCGACGGCCTCCTGGTCGTCGCCCCGTACTACAGCCGCCCCCCGCAGGACGCCGTCGAGGCCCATCTGCGCGAGGTCGCCGACGCGACCGGACTGCCCCTGATGCTCTACGACATCCCCGCCCGCACGGGCACCCGCATCGAACCGGAGACGATGCTCCGCCTCGCCGGACACCCCCGGATCGTGGCGGTGAAGGACTGCGCCCACGACCTCCTGGGCACCCAGAAGGTGCTGCACCGCACGGAGTTGGCGTACTACGCGGGCTGCGACGAACAGACCCTGGCCCTGTACGCGGTCGGCGGCGCCGGCTGCGTGAGCACCGTCGCGAACGTCGTACCGCGCCACTTCCGCGCGATCCTCGACACGTTCGACACCGGCGACACCACAGCCGCCGCCCGCCGCCAGCACGCGGCGAACGACCTGATCGAGGCCATGATGGCAACCCCCCTCCCCGGCACGGTCACCACCAAGGCCCTCCTCACCCGCCTGAACCTCCCCGCCGGCCCCGTCCGCCCACCCCTGCGCCCCGCCGACCGAAACACGGCCGACGGGCTGCTGGCGCTGTACGAGCGCCTGGCGGGCGGGGCCTGAACCCAGCCCGCCGGGCGCTGCCGAGGTTCTTCCGGCCCGTCAGTTGTGGGCGTGCAGGATGTCGTTCAGGCCGCCCCAGACCGCGTTGTTGGGGCGGGCCTCGACCGTGCCGGTGACCGAGTTGCGGCGGAAGAGGATGTTCGAGGCGCCGGAGAGTTCGCGGGCCTTGACGATCTGGCCGTCGGGCATGGTGACCCGGGTGCCCGCGGTGAGGTACAGGCCGGCCTCGACCACGCACTCGTCGCCGAGCGCGATGCCGACGCCCGCCTCGGCGCCGACCAGGCAGCGCTCGCCGAGGGAGATGATCACGTTGCCGCCGCCGGACAGGGTGCCCATCGTGGAGGCGCCGCCGCCGATGTCCGAGCCGTCGCCGACCACGACGCCGGCGGAGATCCGGCCCTCGACCATGGACGTGCCGAGCGTGCCGGCGTTGAAGTTCACGAAGCCCTCGTGCATGACCGTGGTGCCCGCGGAGAGGTGCGCACCGAGGCGGACCCGGTCCGCGTCGGCGATGCGGACGCCCTTCGGCACGACGTAGTCCGTCATGCGCGGGAACTTGTCGACCGAGGTCACCTGGAGGTGCAGGCCCTCGGCGCGGGCGTTGAGCCGCACCTTCTCGACGTCGTCGACGGCGACCGGGCCGAGCGAGGTCCAGGCGACGTTGGCGAGGAAGCCGAACTGGCCCTCCAGGCTCAGTCCGTGCGGCTTGACCAGACGGTGCGAGAGCAGGTGCAGGCGCAGGTAGACGTCGTGCGCGTCGAGCGGCTTGTCGTCCAGGGAGGCGATGACCGTGCGGACCGCGACGACCTCGACGCCGCGGCGGGTGTCCGGGCCGATCGCCTTGGCGGCGCCCTCGCCGAGCAGCTCCACGGCACGCTCGGCGGACAGCCGCTCGGTGCCGGCCGGGCCGGGGTTCCCGGTGAGCTCGGGGGCGGGGAACCAGGTGTCGAGAACGGTGCCGTCGGAGGTGAGGGTGGCGAGGCCGGTGGCGGCGGCGCCGGTGGTGCGGGTGGTCGTCATGTCGGTCATGACGGCAACCTAACCGGCGGGGATGGCCGGGGGCCAACCGGCGGGGCAGGGGGCGCCCTGCTCCCGGCGCGCTAATGGCCTCCGCCCATGTTCAGGACCACCACCCCCGCCACGATCAGTGCCAGGCCGGCCAGTTTCGCCGCGGTGAGGGTTTCACCGAAGGCCAGGAGGCCGATGGTGGCGATGGCGGCCGTGCCCACGCCGGACCAGATGGCGTAGGCCGTGCCGATCGAGACCGTCTTGAGGGTCTGGGCCAGCAGCGCGAAGGACAGCAGGTAGCCGACGGCGGTGATCAGGGAGGGCCAGAGCCGGGTGAAGCCCTCGCTGTACTTCATCGCGGTCGTGGCCGCCACCTCCGCCGCGATGGCCCCGCCGAGCAGCACGTATCCCATTCCCATGCGGGCGACTGTACGGCGCCCGGGCTACACCCCCGGCCGGAAGGCCACCGGTCCCGGCTCGCGCAGCCGGAGGACCCCGTCCCGCAGCCGGCGCTTGGCGCGGGCGGCCCGGCGCAGCGCCTCCACCCGCCGGTAACGCAGCAGTTCGCCCGCGCCGGGGCGGGCGTCACCGCCGGGCGCGTACCCGCGGGCGGCCAGCCGCTCGCCCAGTACCGCGTCCGCGAGCCGGATCTGTTCCGCGCTCAGCCGCCGCTCCCAGCTGCCCGCGCGGGAGGCGTCCAGCGCCCCGTGCGTACGCCGGTGCCAGGTCTTACGCGCGGGCACCGCACCGTGCGCGACCCGGTGCGGCTCGGTCATCTCCGGGGCGTACTCCTCGCCCAGGTACGCGCACAGCGCCCGCAGTTGCCCCTCGGGATCGGCGAGCAGGTCCTCGTAGCGCAGCTCGTACCAGCTCCCCGGGCCGAGCCGGCGCGCGAACCCCGCCGTCACGTCCATCACCTGCGCCCAGGTGGCGACCGCCTCGTGGAAGCCGCGGTGCCACCACGGCATCCCGAGCAGCGAGGCCGCGCAGTCGCGGCCGTCCCGTACGAGGTGCACGAACTGCGCCTCGGGGAAGAGCCGCAGGATCTCCGCCACGTGCAGCGCGTAGGCGGGCCGTTTGTCGCCCCAGCGGGCCTTGCCGTGCCGTTCGGCGTAGGCGTGCAGGGCGATGCCGAGGGCGGAGCCGAGCGTCGGGGGGCCGGTGGCGATCCGCCCGGCCACGGCACCGGCGTCGAGGCCGAGTTCGTGGAAGCGGGTCTCCTTGCGGCGGGTGATCCAGTCGGCGAGCGCGGCCCGGTTGTCCGGCCGGGTCAGGTCGCCGAAGCGGAGCCGTTCCGCGTAGGCAGGCAGTACGAACCTGGTCTCGGGCGGCAGCGCGATCCTGGGGTGCGCGTGCAGCATGAGCTGCAGCAGTGTCGTCCCGGAACGGGGACAGCCGAGCACGAACAGGGGCCGGACGGGCGGTGGAGACATGGCCATCATGCCACCGTGGCGCGCGGTGATGAGAGGAGGCTGGGAACGGGCTGAGAACCGCGTGGGAAGCGGATCGCGACGGCCCCCGGCACACCTCGGTGCCGGGGGCCGTCGCGACGTCGAGCGGGGATCAGACGTTGAAGCCCAGCGCCCGCAGCTGCTCACGGCCGTCGTCCGTGATCTTGTCGGGGCCCCACGGCGGCATCCAGACCCAGTTGATGCGCAGCTCGTTGACGAGGCCGTCCGTGGCGGACTTGGCCTGGTCCTCGATGACATCGGTCAGCGGACAGGCCGCGGACGTCAGGGTCATGTCGACGGTGGCGATGTTCGCCTCGTCGACGTGGATGCCGTAGATGAGGCCGAGGTTGACGACGTCGATGCCCAGTTCGGGGTCGACGACGTCCATCAGGGCCTCGCGGAGCTCCTCCTCCGAGGCCGGCTTCATCTCCACGGTGTCGGTCATGCCGTTGTCCTTTCGGGGTCGGCGCCGGCGTCCTGGAGGGCCTGGGCCGTCGCGTCCTTCCACGCCATCCAGCTCAGCAGCGCGCACTTGACCCGCGCCGGGTACTTGGAGACCCCGGCGAACGCGACCGCGTCCTCCAGGACCTCCTCCATCGCGTCGTCGGGCTCGACCTTGCCCTTGGACTGCATCAGCTCCAGGAAGGTCTCCTGGATCCGCTGCGCCTCGGCGACGTCCTTGCCGACGAGGAGGTCGTTCAGCACGGAGGCGGAGGCCTGGCTGATCGAACAGCCCTGGCCCTCGTAGCTGACGTCGCTGATGGTGGTGCCGTCGTACTTCACACGCAGCGTGATCTCGTCACCGCACGTCGGATTGACGTGGTGCACCTCGGCGTCGCCGTCCCGCAAGCCCCGTCCGTGCGGGTTCTTGTAGTGGTCGAGGATGACTTCCTGGTACATCGAGTCCAGCTTCACGCCTCAGCCCTTCATCCGAAGAAGTTCCGTACGTGCTCCAGACCGTCGATCAGCGCGTCGACCTCGCCCGGTGTGGAGTACAGATAGAACGACGCTCGCGTGGTCGCGGGAATTCCGTACCGCAGGCAGACGGGGCGGGCGCAGTGGTGGCCGACCCGTACCGCGATGCCCTGCTCGTCGAGGACCTGGCCCACGTCGTGCGGGTGGATGTCACCCAGGGTGAACGAGATCGCGGCGCCGCGGTCCTCGGCCGTGGTGGGGCCGATGAGCCGCAGGTCGGGGACCTCGAGCAGCCGCTTGACCGCGTACTCGGTGAGCGCGTGCTCGTGCGCGAGGACCTTGTCCATGCCGATCGAGTTCAGGTAGTCGATCGCCGCGCCGAGACCGACCGCCTGGGCGATCGGCGGGGTGCCCGCCTCGAACTTGTGCGGGGCCGGGGCGTAGGTCGAGGAGTGCATCGACACCGTCTCGATCATCTCGCCGCCGCCGAGGAACGGGGGCAGGTCCTCCAGGAGTTCCTGGCGGCCCCACAGCACGCCGATGCCGGTCGGGCCGCACATCTTGTGACCGGTGAAGGCCACGAAGTCGGCCTGGAGGGCCTGTACGTCCACGGGCATGTGCGGCGCGGCCTGGGAGGCGTCGACGCAGACCAGCGCGCCGACCTCCTGGGCGCGGCGGACTATCGCCTCGACCGGGTTGAGGGTGCCGAGGATGTTGGAGACCAGCACGAAGGAGACGATCTTCGTCTTCTCGGTGATGATCTCGTCGATGCGGGAGAGGTCGAGCCGGCCGTCGTCGGTCAGCCCGAACCACTTCAGCTTCGCGCCCGTGCGCTGTGCGAGCAGCTGCCAGGGCACGATGTTGGAGTGGTGCTCCATCTCCGTGATGACGATCTCGGTGTCGTGGTCGACCCGGTACGGCTCGTCGGCCCAGCCGAGCATGTTGGCCACGAGGTTGAGCGACTCGGAGGCGTTCTTGGTGAAGATCACCTCGTCGCGGCTCGGAGCGTTGATGAACGCGGCGACCTTGTCGCGCGCGCCCTCGTACAGCGCCGTGGCCTCCTCGGCGAGCACGTGCACGCCCCGGTGGACGTTGGCGTTGTGCTGCTCGTAGTACTCGTCCAGGACGTCGATCACCTGGCGCGGGGTCTGCGAGGTCGCCGCGTTGTCGAGATAGACGAGCCTGCGCCCGTCGTGGACCTGGCGGTCCAGGATCGGGAAGTCCTTGCGGATCGCCTCGGTGTCGAGGAGGCCCGGCAGCTGTGTCACTCGGATGCGCCGCCCTTCGTGTATGCCTCGTAGCCCTCTTCCTCGAGCTTGTCGGCGAGCTCGGCGCCGCCGGACTCGACGATGCGGCCCGCGGAGAAGACGTGGACGTAGTCGGGCTTGATGTAGCGCAGGATGCGCGTGTAGTGCGTGATCAGCAGCGTGCCGACCTCGCCGGTCTCGCGGACGCGGTTGACGCCCTCGGAGACGATGCGCAGGGCGTCGACGTCGAGACCGGAGTCGGTCTCGTCGAGGATGGCGACCTTCGGCTTGAGCAGTTCGAGCTGGAGGATCTCGTGGCGCTTCTTCTCACCGCCGGAGAAGCCC
The DNA window shown above is from Streptomyces sp. NBC_00670 and carries:
- a CDS encoding sulfotransferase family protein; the encoded protein is MSPPPVRPLFVLGCPRSGTTLLQLMLHAHPRIALPPETRFVLPAYAERLRFGDLTRPDNRAALADWITRRKETRFHELGLDAGAVAGRIATGPPTLGSALGIALHAYAERHGKARWGDKRPAYALHVAEILRLFPEAQFVHLVRDGRDCAASLLGMPWWHRGFHEAVATWAQVMDVTAGFARRLGPGSWYELRYEDLLADPEGQLRALCAYLGEEYAPEMTEPHRVAHGAVPARKTWHRRTHGALDASRAGSWERRLSAEQIRLADAVLGERLAARGYAPGGDARPGAGELLRYRRVEALRRAARAKRRLRDGVLRLREPGPVAFRPGV
- a CDS encoding phage holin family protein produces the protein MTTTEAKPVRTVHYPDRPDHHSVGELVGQATEQLSRLVRQEVSLAKEELAEKGRRAGRGGGLLGGAGAVAYVGLMALAATAIAAIAVALPVWAAALIVTAGLFLVAGVLGLMGRAQLRRATPPKPEETLDSVKADVDEIKGRVHR
- the dapD gene encoding 2,3,4,5-tetrahydropyridine-2,6-dicarboxylate N-succinyltransferase codes for the protein MTDMTTTRTTGAAATGLATLTSDGTVLDTWFPAPELTGNPGPAGTERLSAERAVELLGEGAAKAIGPDTRRGVEVVAVRTVIASLDDKPLDAHDVYLRLHLLSHRLVKPHGLSLEGQFGFLANVAWTSLGPVAVDDVEKVRLNARAEGLHLQVTSVDKFPRMTDYVVPKGVRIADADRVRLGAHLSAGTTVMHEGFVNFNAGTLGTSMVEGRISAGVVVGDGSDIGGGASTMGTLSGGGNVIISLGERCLVGAEAGVGIALGDECVVEAGLYLTAGTRVTMPDGQIVKARELSGASNILFRRNSVTGTVEARPNNAVWGGLNDILHAHN
- a CDS encoding DMT family transporter encodes the protein MGYVLLGGAIAAEVAATTAMKYSEGFTRLWPSLITAVGYLLSFALLAQTLKTVSIGTAYAIWSGVGTAAIATIGLLAFGETLTAAKLAGLALIVAGVVVLNMGGGH
- a CDS encoding metal-sulfur cluster assembly factor; this encodes MTDTVEMKPASEEELREALMDVVDPELGIDVVNLGLIYGIHVDEANIATVDMTLTSAACPLTDVIEDQAKSATDGLVNELRINWVWMPPWGPDKITDDGREQLRALGFNV
- a CDS encoding DUF3618 domain-containing protein, producing the protein MAGSVPASGRNATGAKGPDELRRQIEETRGALGDTVEELAGKADVKGRARARAEDLRDRAGAVSVQLRSTAVRVSERQRVPLVVAGVGAGAVVAAGVWWGRRR
- the sufU gene encoding Fe-S cluster assembly sulfur transfer protein SufU; translated protein: MKLDSMYQEVILDHYKNPHGRGLRDGDAEVHHVNPTCGDEITLRVKYDGTTISDVSYEGQGCSISQASASVLNDLLVGKDVAEAQRIQETFLELMQSKGKVEPDDAMEEVLEDAVAFAGVSKYPARVKCALLSWMAWKDATAQALQDAGADPERTTA
- the dapA gene encoding 4-hydroxy-tetrahydrodipicolinate synthase, encoding MTPTPPRPAPFGRVLCAMVTPFTDDGALDLDGAQRLAARLIDEGCDGLVLSGTTGESPTTTDAEKAALVRAVREAVGGRATIVAGVGTADTAHTTELARAAEKAGADGLLVVAPYYSRPPQDAVEAHLREVADATGLPLMLYDIPARTGTRIEPETMLRLAGHPRIVAVKDCAHDLLGTQKVLHRTELAYYAGCDEQTLALYAVGGAGCVSTVANVVPRHFRAILDTFDTGDTTAAARRQHAANDLIEAMMATPLPGTVTTKALLTRLNLPAGPVRPPLRPADRNTADGLLALYERLAGGA
- a CDS encoding cysteine desulfurase, with translation MTQLPGLLDTEAIRKDFPILDRQVHDGRRLVYLDNAATSQTPRQVIDVLDEYYEQHNANVHRGVHVLAEEATALYEGARDKVAAFINAPSRDEVIFTKNASESLNLVANMLGWADEPYRVDHDTEIVITEMEHHSNIVPWQLLAQRTGAKLKWFGLTDDGRLDLSRIDEIITEKTKIVSFVLVSNILGTLNPVEAIVRRAQEVGALVCVDASQAAPHMPVDVQALQADFVAFTGHKMCGPTGIGVLWGRQELLEDLPPFLGGGEMIETVSMHSSTYAPAPHKFEAGTPPIAQAVGLGAAIDYLNSIGMDKVLAHEHALTEYAVKRLLEVPDLRLIGPTTAEDRGAAISFTLGDIHPHDVGQVLDEQGIAVRVGHHCARPVCLRYGIPATTRASFYLYSTPGEVDALIDGLEHVRNFFG